The Porphyromonadaceae bacterium W3.11 genome segment CCACAAAGTGCTTATATTTCTTGAATGCAGGATAGTAATGAGCAGGCAACATCTCACTATGCGTGTACACATCCACACCTGTACCCTCTGTCTGCTCTAGCAAGTCCTGCATATCTCTCAGGTCGTGGCCAGAAATTAAGATACCTGGATTTTTGCCAACACCGATGTTAACCTTTGTGATCTCTGGGTGACCATATGTTGAAGTATTTGCGGTATCCAAAAGAGCCATACCCTTAACCCCATACTCACCTGTCTTAAGAACGAGAGCCACCAGTTCGTCTACCGACAAATCTTGTGTCACCTGATATAGCACCTCTTGCTCAAATGCATAAATATCATCATCCTCATGGCCTAGATTGCAAGCATGCTCAACATAAGCGGCTAACCCCTTCAGTCCATATGTTGCCAACTCTCGTAGTGAGCGGATGTCCTCATCCTCAGTCTGTAATACTCCCACCACTTCAGCTTTTGCCTCCATCTCTTCTAGGGTATCAGCATGCCATGTTAGGAAGTCATAGTTAGGATTATTACACTTATTAATATCTACCCCCTCTAGAAGTTCATCTCGTATAGCTAGTGCCTCCTTAATGGTAACGACGAAACGCTCTTTATCAAAATTGGCATTCGTAATAGTCATAAAGAGAGCATTGGTAATGAAGTGATTGACACTTGCCGGAACCGGCATATTCTCTGAACGCATATAAGTGGTAATATGCGAAATACCCTTGCATAGATAGACCAAAAGGTCTTGAAGATTAGCGACGTCTGCAGTTTTTCCACATACGCCTCGAAGAACACACCCAGTATTTTTCGCTGTCTCTTGACATTGGTAACAAAACATCCCCATAAATAATAATATTGATTAGTTGTTTACAAATAAATTAGCTGAAAACAATTCTTATTGCATCATATGGCAAATCTATAAAGAATAAAAGAGGGTACCCGTCACATATATGACACCTTCCGTTTTATATGTATATTTGTCTCATGAAGTATTCAGAAAACGATATGGAATTACTCTACTTCTGTAAGACAGAGGATCTCACAGCCGAAGATTACCAAACGATCTCCGAAGTGCCTCGCCGCGTCGTACAGTATGACAAAGGGGACATCATCGCACGCCAAGGAGAGACCATCAATGCCCTCTATTTCCTCACCAAGGGAAAGGTTCGTACCGAAATGGCATCTGATCAAGGATTTGCTCTCTATGTGGGCGAGGTAGTAGCACCCTTTCCCCTAGCTTCCGCTTTTCTCTTCACCAAGAACAATCGCTTCCCAGTGGATGTGATCGCCAATGAGAGTACCGAAATCTCAATTTTTCAGAAGAAAGATATTGAGTACTTGCTATCCAATTGCCCTCCCTTTCTGTATGGCTTTCTGGGATTGCTGGGAAATCAAATGAGACATCTCTCTGAGCGACTTAAGGTCTTCTCCTTCGAAACGATAAGGTCAAAACTAGCCTACTACATCCTAACCATAAATCACAATGGCGAATTTCATTTTGAGAATAGCATTACTGACCTTGCAAGTTACTTTGGCGTCCGCCGCCAATCCTTATCTAGGGAGATCTCAAAAATGGTAGATGATAAGATCATCACCTTCGAAGGTGGACACGGTAATATCATTGACGTCAAGAAGTTCAAAGAGCTTCTCTAAAGTACATTCCTATGTATAAAAAAGCCCCCTGCTATGTGTAATACACAGCAGGGGGCTTCTCCTCATTCTTAGGACAGAATCCTAATTAAAAACTAAACCTAAACAAAAACTCAATGAAATATCAACCTAATTCAATCTCTCTCCCCTATTCTTCTAAACTCTTTAGTCTATAGAAATCATTCTCTCAACAGGCTTTTTCTCTTCCACTTTGACCTTTGGAAGTACCACTACTAGCATACCATGCTCCATGGTCCCCTTGATGTTTTCCTTATCAACATCCTCTGGCAAAGAGATACGCTGTACAAAACTCTGATGAGTAAATTCTCTACGCAAATATCTGACTGGCTTTTCCTCAACCTTTGCAACCTCTTTAGAGTCTGAAGTCTCAGCTTCATCGCTCTTCTCCTCTTTCTCAGACTTCTTCTCCATAGAGATAACCAATACATCTTCCTCATCAAGCTTTACCTCGACGTCTTCTTTAGTCATTCCAGGAGCAGCAATCTGTAAGGTATAATCCTCATCACTCTCAAGCACATTTAGCTGAGGTGCACTATTTCTAAGGCTTCTACGAACAGGTTGGTAAGCATCGTCAAAATCCCAAACAGTTGGTAACATTGCATTTACTGCGTCAAAAAAACTACGTGTCATAATCAATATCCTTTCTTATTCTATTTATTATATATTCTTTCTTTATGTGGCTTCATGATGAGCTATAATTTCTATGGCTTATCTTCAGCCGTTTACAGTACTATAGTCGCAATACCCTTGCCATAAAGTGCTGATTGACAACACTGTCTATTCCATGAAAGGATTGTCTGAACAATTGAAAAAATGTCCTGCCAGACTATCTAATACTGTCCGAAATGGGGTGACATTTCTTCAGAGACGTGCAGATTATCAAGCAACGTTACGAGAAAAGAGAGAAGAACCTTCTCTCATGAATTGAGACAAAATAGGTTCATATCAGAATAAATGGCTTTTGTCAAACGTGATAGAGATTCAGAAAAAAGGTCTCAGTTCATAATAAGATACCATTACCATTATAAACATAACTTGCTAAATAACAACCCTTACACTTCCCAGCAATAACATTGTAAGACCCAGGTATTAATTGTCCGAATATGGTGATTAGGGTATGTATAAACTATTATAATTCAAGAAAAAAGAGTAACTTTGCGGATATTTGAAAATTCGAATTAATACATTATAGTAGATAGATTATTATGAATATCTCAATACTTGAGCAAAAAGGTGGCTTAACCAAGATAGCCCTTGATCTAGTAAAAGCAGATTACGAAGACGCTTTCAAAAGCGAACTAAAGAAGGTATCAAAGACCGCTAAGGTATCAGGTTTCCGCGAAGGAAAGGTACCAACCGGTATGATCCAGAAAATGTACGGTCCAGCCATTCGTGTAGAGGTACTGAACCGTGTAGTGGGTGAAGCTGTAGGTAACTTCCTAGAAGAAAAAGAGATTCGCGTGATTGGTGCACCAGTACCAGACGAGAAGAATAATGAAGAGTTGCTGAAGGACGACTTCACCATCCACTTTAATATAGCAGAGTTTCCTAAGGAGCATGACTTTGACTTTTCGGACAAAACCTTTACCAAGTATGATATCAGCGTATCGAATAAGGATGTAGAGGAAGAACTCGAACGTGCTCAGCAGAGTGCTGCTACCCTTAAGGATATTGATACCGTAACAGCTGATGCTGTAGTAGGTGGTGATATTGCTGAGGTTGAAGGCGATGTTCGCAAGGAAGGTGGCATCGTTAAGGAGAATGTGACTATCTACCCTCAGTTCATGAAGGACTCAGACGAACAAGCTAAGTTCATAGATGCTGCTAAGACTTCTGTAGTGGTATTCAATCCTTATAAGGCTTTTGATGGAAACGAAGCTGAGCTATCTTCTCTCTTCGGAATTGACAAAGAAGAGGTAGAATCTCTAAAGGATAAGGAATTTAGCTTCCAAATCGAGACCATCCGCTCTATGCAAAAAGCTAAGCTAGGCAAGGAGTTCTACAACATGGTCTTTGGCGAAGGCGAGGTTTCAAACAAGGAAGAGGCTAAAGACAAGATTCGCGAGTTCTTAATGAAGCGTGAAGAAGCTAACGCTGACTATAAGTTTAGCCTTGACTTCATCAATTACATCAAGTCTGAGAAGGCTCCAAAGCTGGAACTTGCTGAAGATACCATCGTAGAGTGGTATAAGGAAAGTAAGCAGAGAGATAGCGAAGAGAATGCTGATAAAGATGTGGACAAAGAAGCACTCATGAAGAGTCTTCGCGAAGAGATCTATGTCCGTGACTTAGCGAAAGAACATGAGGTAACTGTTACTGAAGATGACCTTAAGAGCTATGCAATGGAGGTCACTCGTAGTCAATTTGCTCAAATGGGATGGGCAAACCCTGATCCTAAGTTCGTTGAAGAATATGCATTGAAGCAACTGTCAGACTCTAACTTTGCTTACTCTCTTGAGATGAACCTACTTGAGCAAAAACTTGCTAAGGCTATGCAGGAGAAGGTAAATCTGGAGAAAAAAGAGGTGACTTCTGAAGAATTCAAGGCTATCCTTAACCCTGAAGACGAAGAAGAGACTAAAGAAGAGTCTGCTGAGTAAGACAAACTGATACATAGCGGTATTAAACATACTTAGGAGCGAAACCAACTATAAGGTTTCGCTCCTATTATTTTGCCATCGAAGCACCCATTTGTAAGAATTGATACGACCATAAACATTTAGAGATTGCTGAACGAAGGGTCAGCCCCTACCTCATAATAGTTTGGACTTTGGAACAAAAGAAATAGTATCTTTGTAAAAGAGAGATAATAAATTGGATGTCAAAAGAATATTGATGTAATGTCAAGAGAAATAAATAACAATGCTAACGAAGTAAGACACCAAGAAAAGATGAGAGCTTACATGGTTAGTTTCTGGGTTAATCTCATTTTACCGCCACTGAAGCTCTTTGTGGGCGTCATTGGTAATAGCGTTGCACTGATAGCTGATGGAATCAATTCACTAGCTGATATTCTCAGTAATATCATTGTCTATGTCTTCCTGAAGCTCTCTGGGAAGCCGAGAGATGATGATCACCACTATGGGCATGGTAAGTATGAGACCATCGCAGCCTTCACTCTATCGGCGATGATGATTGTAGCATCAGCGATAATCATTGCAAAGTCCACCATCACCTTTGTTGATTACTTCACCAAAGGCCTATTGCCAGAGCAGCCTGAGTGGACCGTGGTAGTAGTCGCTCTATTCGCAATTGTATTAAAAATCGGGGCCTACAGGTACACGCTCAGAAAAGCAAAAGAGACCAAGAGCGAGGCCCTGCATGCCGAAGCACTAGACCACAGGAGTGATGTGCTGAGTGCCACAGCAGTACTCATAGGAGCCACAGGATCTATCCTGATTGGTGATACAGCTAGGCTTCTGGAGCCTCTAGCTGCTTTCATTGTGGCTCTTCTCATCATCCGCATGGCATTAGAGATATGGAAACCATCCTTAGCAAAACTCACTGACGGGAGTTTGTCGAAGGATATCCAAGAGGAAATCCTCAAGATCGCAGGAGAGGTAGAGGGTGTGTATGATCCTCATAATCTTAGGACCAGAATGCTAGGGAGCGATGTGATGGCTATTGAGCTAGATATTAGAGTAGATGGAAACCTCACACTCTTTGAGGCTCATGATTATACTATTATCATTGAGAGAAAACTAAGAGATCAATTCGGTGAAAGCACTCATATCATTATCCACCAAGAGCCCAAACTTCCATACACCCACCAGATAAATGACTCAAAAAGGTGAAAAGTAAAACGACCATACAGTTACCAAACAGGATAAAAAAGGATAGACTCGAAGCTGGGGTTGATGAAGTGGGTAGAGGCTGTCTAGCAGGACCTGTGGTCGCCGCAGCAGTCATACTACCAGAGGATTGCTCAATAGAGGGATTGCATGACTCCAAAAAACTTTCGGCTCTCAAGAGAGAGATGCTCTCCGTCCAAATAAAAGAACAAGCCATTGCCTATGCTATCGGAGAAATTTCTCCAGCACATATAGATAGAGTAAACATCCTACAAGCTACCTTCCTAGCTATGACGGAATCAATTAAGGGGCTTCTGATGGCTCCTGAATATCTACTCATAGACGGAAATAGATTTCACTCGACACTCGAGATACCATACGAGACCATCGTTGGAGGTGATGACAAAGTAGCCAGTATCGCTGCTGCATCTATTCTTGCTAAAGTGTACCGCGATAATATGATGAAAGCATACGCCCTTGATTATCCACAATATGATTGGGAGCATAATATGGGCTACGGCACACAAAAGCACCTCATTGCGATCCAACGATATGGAATCTCACCACTTCACCGAAAAAGCTTCGGTCCGTGCCAACCAACTCTTTTTACCCTAAAATGAACACACGAAATCACATAAGATTTGGTAAGATGGCATTGATGACAATGATCATTACCATACTCTCCAGCACTGCTGCAATACCTACATATGCCCAAATAGGTCGAGGTACCAGCACTCTACAACCAACCGCCATCATGGATGTTGCGGATGAGAGCCTGGTCTTCCTTGGATTACCCTACGAAAATAATCAGACCGAAGCGGACGTCTACATCCTTTATTCTTCTGAAAATCAAGAAAAAAAGATCACCCACCCTCTCGTCATAGTTGAAGGCTTCTTTCCAAACTTCTTAACCCGGATAGGGCTATATAATCCAATACGAGCAGAGGTACTCACAAGTGTGCGTCCGGTCTTTCCAGAAATGGATCTCATATATGTAGCTTGGAGAGATGCCGAAGCCCCCATTGAATCAAATAGTGAAACCCTCAAGGTGATCCTATTATGGCTACAAGAGGTCCTCTCACAAAATCAATCAAATGAAAGAATTACTCTCATAGGGCATTCCATGGGTGGCTTAGTAG includes the following:
- a CDS encoding Crp/Fnr family transcriptional regulator, whose amino-acid sequence is MKYSENDMELLYFCKTEDLTAEDYQTISEVPRRVVQYDKGDIIARQGETINALYFLTKGKVRTEMASDQGFALYVGEVVAPFPLASAFLFTKNNRFPVDVIANESTEISIFQKKDIEYLLSNCPPFLYGFLGLLGNQMRHLSERLKVFSFETIRSKLAYYILTINHNGEFHFENSITDLASYFGVRRQSLSREISKMVDDKIITFEGGHGNIIDVKKFKELL
- a CDS encoding cation diffusion facilitator family transporter: MSREINNNANEVRHQEKMRAYMVSFWVNLILPPLKLFVGVIGNSVALIADGINSLADILSNIIVYVFLKLSGKPRDDDHHYGHGKYETIAAFTLSAMMIVASAIIIAKSTITFVDYFTKGLLPEQPEWTVVVVALFAIVLKIGAYRYTLRKAKETKSEALHAEALDHRSDVLSATAVLIGATGSILIGDTARLLEPLAAFIVALLIIRMALEIWKPSLAKLTDGSLSKDIQEEILKIAGEVEGVYDPHNLRTRMLGSDVMAIELDIRVDGNLTLFEAHDYTIIIERKLRDQFGESTHIIIHQEPKLPYTHQINDSKR
- a CDS encoding Hsp20/alpha crystallin family protein, encoding MTRSFFDAVNAMLPTVWDFDDAYQPVRRSLRNSAPQLNVLESDEDYTLQIAAPGMTKEDVEVKLDEEDVLVISMEKKSEKEEKSDEAETSDSKEVAKVEEKPVRYLRREFTHQSFVQRISLPEDVDKENIKGTMEHGMLVVVLPKVKVEEKKPVERMISID
- the hcp gene encoding hydroxylamine reductase, whose amino-acid sequence is MFCYQCQETAKNTGCVLRGVCGKTADVANLQDLLVYLCKGISHITTYMRSENMPVPASVNHFITNALFMTITNANFDKERFVVTIKEALAIRDELLEGVDINKCNNPNYDFLTWHADTLEEMEAKAEVVGVLQTEDEDIRSLRELATYGLKGLAAYVEHACNLGHEDDDIYAFEQEVLYQVTQDLSVDELVALVLKTGEYGVKGMALLDTANTSTYGHPEITKVNIGVGKNPGILISGHDLRDMQDLLEQTEGTGVDVYTHSEMLPAHYYPAFKKYKHFVGNYGNAWWKQVDEFGPFNGPVIFTTNCIVPPRPNSTYSDRIYTTGASGYPGFKHIPDRKDGKKDFSEIIEHAKRCAAPVEIESGEIIGGFAHNQVFALADKVVEAVKSGDIKKFYVMGGCDGRQKGRAYYTEFAEQLSDDTVILTAGCAKYRYNKLPLGDINGIPRVLDAGQCNDSYSLALIALKLKEAFELDDINELPIVFNIAWYEQKAVIVLLALLSLGVKNIHLGPTLPGFLSPNVANVLVENFGITPISTVEEDIAKFA
- a CDS encoding trigger factor, whose protein sequence is MNISILEQKGGLTKIALDLVKADYEDAFKSELKKVSKTAKVSGFREGKVPTGMIQKMYGPAIRVEVLNRVVGEAVGNFLEEKEIRVIGAPVPDEKNNEELLKDDFTIHFNIAEFPKEHDFDFSDKTFTKYDISVSNKDVEEELERAQQSAATLKDIDTVTADAVVGGDIAEVEGDVRKEGGIVKENVTIYPQFMKDSDEQAKFIDAAKTSVVVFNPYKAFDGNEAELSSLFGIDKEEVESLKDKEFSFQIETIRSMQKAKLGKEFYNMVFGEGEVSNKEEAKDKIREFLMKREEANADYKFSLDFINYIKSEKAPKLELAEDTIVEWYKESKQRDSEENADKDVDKEALMKSLREEIYVRDLAKEHEVTVTEDDLKSYAMEVTRSQFAQMGWANPDPKFVEEYALKQLSDSNFAYSLEMNLLEQKLAKAMQEKVNLEKKEVTSEEFKAILNPEDEEETKEESAE
- a CDS encoding ribonuclease HII, with the translated sequence MKSKTTIQLPNRIKKDRLEAGVDEVGRGCLAGPVVAAAVILPEDCSIEGLHDSKKLSALKREMLSVQIKEQAIAYAIGEISPAHIDRVNILQATFLAMTESIKGLLMAPEYLLIDGNRFHSTLEIPYETIVGGDDKVASIAAASILAKVYRDNMMKAYALDYPQYDWEHNMGYGTQKHLIAIQRYGISPLHRKSFGPCQPTLFTLK